GGAAAGGCAGGTCTTACCTGTTAATCGTCATCGTCGTCATCCTCTGGAACAAAAATGTCATGCTCCTCAAGTAAAGCAGCAAAGTTCTTGCTAATGAGTGTCCCAACATAGAGAAAAGGGATCACAATGGAGAAGACACGGAGGAGACCAAAGGACATCTGCAGAGAGAGGCATGCTGTAAGCACTGAAGACCAGCGGCTGCATCTCAAGCCCTAGCCCTCAGGGGCATTTCCTCCAATGACCCCAGATCCAGACAACAACTGATGGTTAAAGTCTTTGGAAAAATTCAGAGCAACAAAGAAGTAAAGGCCATCAAAATCGATAccagaaagaaaagcataaagCTAAACTAAATTTAGGAAAATAAGTAACTAAAAATTAGGGCACAACCAATTCCTTGCAAAACCCATAAACAACTGGGTGAGAGCACTAGCATGGCTGGACTGTGATCAGATCTACACACATAAAAGTGagtttcaggggctggagagatggctcagtggttaagagcactggctgttcctccagaagacctgggtttgattctcagcacccacgtggactTTCATAAGcaagtaactccagttccatggaacaccacaccctcttccggcctctggaCATCTGGCACTTAAgtactgcacagacatacatgcaggcaaaacacccacacacataaaaaaatgagTTACAAAAGGATGTGCAGTGACGGGGTTCTTCCATACAGTTCTCTTTTGAGTAACTGGTTCCTGCTGCCTGAGAAACTGTCAcattaaactttaaaaacacGAAAAGACAGAGTGGCCTGGAGGGAAGCCGGTGACATTTCAAACTGGCATTTGCTTTCTGGTTCCCTAGCTGTGGCCTCTTTTTTAATAAAGCAGCTGCACCTTCCTGCTTCTTGCTGTGGACCCTGACTGCCGTCAACTGTGAGTACAGGTCAGACTACCTCTAAAAGATTTCGTTTTCCCTTCAACTCTACACAGCCCTGCAGTCAAAAAGCACACCTTTGGTCTACGAGACTTTACATTTTCCTTAGGGGCACTGAGGGCAAATGACAGCGTTcagtggtggaaaaaaaaaaaaaaccaggacgTGGCCCCTGGTTGTCAAGACCTAACTCTGCTACCAGCTTCGGACGCCAGCTGTGCCCCGATTCACCTGTTAAAAACCCTTCTTTAAGATTCTCTGCACACTTCTCAGGATAGAAGGGCCTGCTCCGCGTCTTTACTAAGTATATTACTTCCTCATTCCCTCCTCACTTCGTCAGGATTGTTTTATCCCATCACCTCTGAGGCAGAGATGGCATGACCTGTATAATTCGACACAATCGACTCTTCTTCTGGCCCTAGAAGATGGGTCATTGCGCCCCTCAAGATAAGACAGTGCACGTCCCGCTGCTGCCTTCCAGCTTAACATTCTCCTCCACCTGTCAAAGTCCGCAACCCAACTGCGCACAATTGAGTCTTAGGTCCACAACCCAATCCATGCCAATACTATGATTGGCCTGTGCGCCTGTCAATCAGCACAGACCACACTCATTTCCCCCAGTGACTGGCCTCGATCCCTTTGCCCCGCCTCTAGTCAGACACTCACTTTCACCGGCTTGGGCAAAATGGCTCCGCTGCGAGTCACGATGACTGACCTCGACGGTACCAGGCTGCGACCTGAGCTACCCGGTACGGCGGAAACATCGCCACCTCTCGTCCCCCTCGGCCCGCTCCAGAGAGGCCCTGGTAGGACTGCTCTCCGGGCCAGCCGGCAAGCCGCTGCGGACGCCATCTCCAGCTCCGCCCCTCGCAGGGATCCACACCCCGCACGTCCGGGGCAGCCCTCTCGCAGAAGACCCGCCTCCAAGCCTCGCGAGACTCTGGACATACACGGGAAACCGCAGCCCTCACGCCTGCGCAGTGCCCGCGTTCCTGTCGCGGTGGGAAAGCCCTCGGCGCCCGCCCGGCGTGGTGACGTCAGAAGGACAGCGACGCCCCTCCCGGGCTCCGGAGGGCGGGGCCGTCCGTCTAGGGCTCCGTTTGTAAAGGTGTTAGTGACCTTCACCACTTAAAGACTTGAATTAATTAAGAAACCGAAATGTATCATGAAAAACTTTACTTGGTATTtgagtttataaaaataaattgtaacaATAAAAAGTTAACGAGAGCCCATAGTGTCTGTGAGCATTCGAACCACAGGTGCAGTGGACAGCAAGCTTCTCATACAGGGCTAAGGAGCAAGCAAGCAGCGATTGGCCTGCTGGAGGTTGTACCAGCAAGGCAGGTTCCCGGACTCACTGGGTTGCTAGCCTCGGACACCGGCTTCTCAGCTCCGACTCCTGGCTCTTCATTTGTAAACATAGATTATAATaactaaaatgaataattttatgaGGGGAGCCCAGTCTAGTAAAAAAcccactatgtagtcaaggatgtctttgaattcctggtcctcctctacctcctttgCTACCACATCCTGCAAACTTTGCTGTTCTGATTATAAGGAAAACAACAAAACGGAAGCCAGATAAGGGGCTAGGCGGGCAGGCCTTCCCACCAGGTCCTgctacaaaacaaataacaagagCAAGTTGGGAGTGATGGCTcctatctataatcctagcacctgcAAAGCtaagaatgagttccaggcctgtaagggctacagagtgagacccggtctccaaaaaccaaactaTTTAAAGAACGAACACTAACTACTGTAGTAATAAAGTTAGTAATACTGTAGTAATAAAGTACCTGTGCGTACAATCAAGGGCAGTTGGCTATGATGCTACAAGCAGGCCTGAGAAACATGGCTGGCATCACAGGAACTGGCCCTGGCCAAGAAGACCATGGAACTC
This genomic interval from Peromyscus eremicus chromosome 20, PerEre_H2_v1, whole genome shotgun sequence contains the following:
- the Smdt1 gene encoding essential MCU regulator, mitochondrial, yielding MSRVSRGLEAGLLREGCPGRAGCGSLRGAELEMASAAACRLARRAVLPGPLWSGPRGTRGGDVSAVPGSSGRSLVPSRSVIVTRSGAILPKPVKMSFGLLRVFSIVIPFLYVGTLISKNFAALLEEHDIFVPEDDDDDD